One region of Abyssisolibacter fermentans genomic DNA includes:
- a CDS encoding HAD-IIA family hydrolase produces the protein MKDIKDIKCFLLDMDGTIYLGDQLIDGALDFLSLLEEQDKSFVFLTNNSSKNSTVYVEKLKRLGIEVDENKIFTSGEATTIYLKNNKPGAKVFLLGTPSLEEEFCRNGFTLVDGRDEDIDYVVLGFDTTLTYEKLWIACDYIRNGKTYLATHPDYNCPLEEGKFMPDAGAMIAFIKASTGKEPYVIGKPNKTIIDAVASKCGFKKEEIAMVGDRLYTDIKTGANAGITSVLVLSGETTNEDYDKSDIRADFVYPSIKELKDAVK, from the coding sequence ATGAAAGACATAAAAGATATAAAATGTTTTCTCTTAGATATGGATGGAACGATATATCTGGGAGATCAATTGATAGATGGAGCATTAGATTTCTTGAGTTTATTAGAAGAACAAGACAAATCATTTGTGTTTTTAACTAATAACTCTTCTAAAAATAGCACAGTTTACGTAGAAAAACTAAAAAGACTAGGAATTGAAGTAGATGAAAACAAAATTTTCACATCTGGTGAAGCTACAACTATTTATCTAAAGAATAATAAACCGGGTGCAAAAGTATTTTTGTTAGGCACACCTTCTTTAGAAGAAGAATTTTGTAGGAATGGATTTACATTAGTAGATGGAAGAGATGAAGATATAGATTATGTAGTATTAGGCTTTGATACGACTTTGACTTATGAAAAACTATGGATTGCGTGTGATTATATAAGAAACGGTAAGACTTATTTAGCAACACATCCTGATTATAATTGTCCGCTAGAAGAAGGAAAATTCATGCCAGATGCAGGTGCAATGATAGCTTTTATAAAGGCTTCAACAGGAAAAGAGCCTTATGTAATAGGAAAGCCAAATAAGACGATTATAGATGCAGTAGCTAGTAAGTGCGGCTTCAAAAAAGAAGAAATAGCAATGGTTGGAGATAGATTATATACAGATATTAAAACGGGAGCTAATGCAGGAATCACTTCTGTTTTAGTACTATCAGGTGAGACTACTAATGAAGATTATGATAAATCAGACATAAGAGCAGACTTTGTATATCCATCCATAAAAGAATTAAAAGATGCAGTAAAATAG
- a CDS encoding BglG family transcription antiterminator: MKKLSNERCGEILKILMENQKPITINDIADKLKVSNRTIRNDLQKIEDSIKNNDEIKIIKKPRIGIWIQTTLKGKKFLQAVISDNNEYIQPYSSKLRKRYIIKRLLLSDDSVTMQNLGNELYVSRITIYNDFEEVENWLSKYSLKIKRKKNYGVEVVGKEQDLRKAVADLLTILRKEEKRESDFYDFKPNEFRRIHKQAQIQLEDLFKNIDLNKIELILTHVEQNMDFKLTDESYSCLVIHVAIALERLKKNKVVQMLEGQLNELKKKNEYRVAKKISSQIKARFDIDFPEAEIGNLALHILCSKIQQNIKNNSSEELLINIDTDIIEIAKEIILLIENILSVDFSKDNKLFIGLVLHLRAAINRMKYGLSIRNPLLKDIKKNYPSIFGAAWASSVLFEKYFGIKVTEEEIGYIAIHIGAALERLNEKTRAVIVCSSGIGTAQLVAVRLEREIRGLEIVDITSVHDIKNIKTNDFDLIISTLPFEYLSKPVIQINPIINKDDLEAVKKYLKNIENTRRFIKGNLSDKKNDLFQKELILPKVKATNKIQLINDLCGILINKGYVENGFLNIALERERITSTAVGKGVAIPHGSHDFVSKPTILVATLEEPIEWSNGKVDIVFLLALKFENKNEIRYFFKNFYSMLDNEEILNLIRDKRTSEEIYEVLLDNKIF; encoded by the coding sequence ATGAAAAAACTTTCTAATGAAAGATGTGGCGAAATACTTAAAATTTTGATGGAAAATCAAAAGCCTATTACTATAAATGATATAGCTGATAAATTGAAAGTATCCAATAGAACTATAAGAAATGATTTGCAAAAAATCGAAGATTCTATTAAAAATAATGATGAAATAAAAATAATAAAAAAGCCAAGAATAGGTATTTGGATACAGACTACTTTAAAAGGGAAAAAGTTTTTACAAGCAGTAATATCTGATAATAATGAGTATATACAGCCATATTCATCAAAGTTACGAAAACGTTATATAATTAAACGGTTATTACTTTCGGACGATAGTGTAACTATGCAAAATTTAGGCAATGAGTTATATGTAAGCAGAATAACTATATACAATGATTTTGAAGAAGTTGAAAATTGGCTTTCAAAATATTCTCTAAAAATAAAGAGAAAGAAAAATTATGGTGTTGAAGTTGTAGGAAAAGAACAAGACTTAAGAAAAGCAGTTGCTGATTTACTTACAATACTTAGAAAAGAAGAAAAACGAGAGTCAGATTTTTACGACTTTAAACCTAATGAATTTAGAAGGATTCATAAACAGGCGCAAATACAACTGGAAGATTTATTTAAAAACATTGATTTAAATAAAATTGAGCTTATATTAACTCATGTAGAGCAAAATATGGATTTCAAACTTACAGATGAATCATATTCATGTTTAGTAATACATGTTGCTATAGCATTAGAAAGACTTAAAAAGAATAAAGTTGTACAAATGCTTGAAGGGCAGCTAAATGAACTAAAGAAAAAAAATGAATATAGAGTTGCAAAAAAAATATCTTCTCAAATAAAGGCTAGATTTGATATAGATTTTCCAGAGGCTGAGATTGGAAATTTAGCATTGCATATTTTATGTTCAAAGATACAACAAAATATTAAAAATAATAGCTCAGAAGAATTACTCATTAATATAGATACAGACATAATTGAGATAGCAAAAGAAATAATATTGTTAATTGAAAATATTTTATCAGTAGATTTCAGTAAGGATAATAAACTCTTTATAGGATTAGTATTACATTTGAGAGCTGCAATAAACAGAATGAAATATGGTTTAAGCATAAGAAATCCGCTGCTAAAAGATATAAAAAAGAATTATCCAAGTATATTTGGTGCAGCATGGGCATCGAGTGTACTGTTTGAAAAATATTTTGGTATAAAAGTAACAGAAGAAGAAATTGGATATATAGCTATTCACATAGGTGCTGCATTAGAGAGATTAAATGAAAAGACTAGAGCTGTTATTGTATGTAGCAGTGGTATAGGTACTGCTCAACTTGTTGCAGTTAGACTTGAAAGAGAAATAAGAGGATTAGAGATAGTAGATATTACTTCTGTTCATGATATAAAAAATATAAAAACTAATGACTTTGATTTAATTATTTCAACATTACCTTTTGAATATTTATCAAAGCCAGTTATACAGATAAATCCAATAATTAACAAGGATGATTTAGAAGCAGTTAAAAAATATTTAAAAAATATTGAAAATACAAGACGTTTTATAAAAGGTAATTTATCAGACAAAAAAAATGATTTATTTCAAAAAGAATTAATACTACCAAAAGTAAAAGCTACAAATAAAATTCAATTGATAAACGACTTATGTGGGATTCTAATAAATAAAGGATATGTAGAAAATGGATTTTTAAATATAGCTTTAGAAAGAGAAAGAATAACTTCAACAGCAGTTGGTAAGGGTGTTGCTATACCTCATGGTTCTCATGATTTTGTCAGTAAACCTACTATATTAGTTGCTACTTTAGAAGAACCTATAGAATGGTCTAATGGGAAAGTAGATATTGTATTTTTATTAGCTTTAAAATTCGAAAATAAAAACGAAATAAGATATTTTTTTAAGAATTTTTATTCTATGTTAGATAATGAAGAAATTTTGAATTTAATTAGAGATAAAAGAACTTCTGAAGAAATATATGAAGTTTTACTTGATAATAAAATATTTTAA
- a CDS encoding iron-containing alcohol dehydrogenase family protein, giving the protein MKDFQFYLKTKIDFGENSIKNLTVHCKGRNAKKVLIVTDENLVKIGLVDPIKTELEATGISYDIYDEVKPNPEVGIIDKGGDAASHGGYDLIVAFGGGSSMDTAKGIAVLAVNEGSIYDYLDGRGNEKRNIDVKPLPIIAVPTTAGTGSEASMYSVITDEKTRIKDSITSEDIYPAVAIIDPVLMLGLPPKITAYTGLDVLGHALEAYTSKIDNVMTDMFAKEAIKLVFEYLPIAVQKGDLESRKKMAYASLIAGIAMSHCGATIPHGLGCPLSGHCDLPHGLTVGLLQIPMIDFNRDVLKDELMEIAKYIKPNIEIKQDEVADWFIERIRNLFKEINVNEKLEDTDKIKEKLEAMTEDALIHGCTGLNKRLLDKETVIKIYKETISR; this is encoded by the coding sequence TTGAAAGATTTTCAATTTTATTTAAAAACAAAAATAGATTTTGGAGAAAATAGCATTAAAAACTTAACAGTGCATTGTAAAGGAAGAAATGCTAAAAAAGTATTGATAGTAACGGATGAAAATTTAGTAAAAATTGGATTGGTTGATCCTATAAAAACAGAGCTTGAAGCTACAGGGATATCCTACGATATATATGATGAAGTAAAACCTAATCCTGAAGTTGGTATTATTGACAAAGGTGGAGATGCTGCTTCTCATGGTGGCTATGATTTAATAGTCGCTTTTGGTGGTGGTAGTAGTATGGATACTGCAAAAGGGATAGCAGTACTGGCTGTAAATGAAGGTAGTATTTATGATTATTTAGATGGTAGAGGAAATGAAAAAAGAAATATAGATGTAAAACCACTACCTATTATAGCAGTACCTACAACAGCAGGAACAGGTTCAGAGGCATCTATGTACTCAGTAATTACTGATGAAAAAACAAGGATAAAAGATTCTATAACGTCAGAGGATATTTATCCAGCAGTAGCAATTATAGACCCAGTATTGATGCTAGGACTACCTCCTAAGATAACAGCATATACAGGATTAGATGTTTTAGGACATGCACTTGAAGCATACACTTCTAAAATAGATAATGTAATGACAGATATGTTTGCAAAAGAAGCAATAAAGTTAGTATTTGAATATCTTCCGATTGCTGTGCAAAAAGGTGATTTAGAGTCAAGAAAAAAAATGGCCTATGCCTCATTAATAGCAGGAATTGCTATGAGTCATTGTGGTGCTACGATACCTCATGGATTAGGTTGTCCACTTTCGGGACATTGTGATTTACCACATGGACTTACAGTTGGATTACTTCAAATTCCAATGATTGATTTTAACAGAGATGTATTAAAAGATGAATTAATGGAAATTGCTAAATATATAAAACCAAACATTGAAATAAAACAAGATGAAGTTGCAGATTGGTTTATTGAAAGAATTAGAAATCTATTTAAAGAAATTAATGTAAATGAAAAATTAGAGGATACTGATAAGATTAAAGAAAAACTAGAAGCTATGACTGAGGATGCATTGATTCATGGTTGTACTGGATTAAATAAAAGGCTATTAGATAAGGAAACAGTTATAAAGATTTATAAAGAAACTATAAGCAGATAA
- a CDS encoding PTS fructose transporter subunit IIB: MNILAVTACPLGMASTYMAAEGLERAAREFGFDIKVETQGFMGVENEITDTDIKKGDVVILTKDMPIKNTDRFKELPIKYVSIYDTIRKSNKIIKEIIEDNA, encoded by the coding sequence ATGAATATATTAGCTGTTACAGCGTGCCCTTTGGGTATGGCTAGTACTTATATGGCAGCAGAAGGATTAGAAAGAGCAGCAAGAGAATTTGGTTTTGATATAAAAGTAGAGACACAAGGTTTTATGGGTGTAGAAAATGAGATAACTGATACTGATATAAAAAAAGGTGATGTAGTAATACTAACAAAGGATATGCCAATAAAGAATACTGATAGATTCAAAGAATTGCCCATAAAATATGTTTCAATATACGACACTATAAGAAAGTCAAATAAAATAATTAAAGAAATAATAGAGGATAATGCTTAA
- the ptsP gene encoding phosphoenolpyruvate--protein phosphotransferase — MKGIGASPGIAIGRVLIKNEQKVEIVKKAIDNPQDEIKKLTEAREIAKQQVKKLHQLALKNMGEEEANIFEAHMMIIDDPEFFSQVEDKVSSDNVNVDWALKQVSDFFIDMFANMDNEYMRERAADIKDITGRIMKILLGIEITDFTNLEEEVIIVARDLTPSDTASMDKNKVIGFVTEIGGRTSHSAIMARTLEIPAVVGLDGILSQVKNGDSIVFDGDKGEVHVNPSQDIVDEAKATKEEYDKFQKMLRELVGKPSVSKDGVRVELAGNIGTPNDLEGVIRNDAEGIGLYRTEFLYMDREKLPTEDEQFEAYKAVLEGLNGKPVVIRTLDIGGDKKLSYMEMPEEMNPFLGYRAIRLCLDKVGIFKTQLRALFRASVHGNLRIMFPMISSIEELRKAKAIVEEVKDELRKEGIKYSDSVQIGMMIEIPATAILSDMFAKEVDFFSIGTNDLIQYTTAVDRMNQKISHLYNQFHPALLRLIKMTIENGHKEGIWVGMCGEVAGDPKLIPILLGFGLDEFSMSPISILKARHIIKNISKEEMKEHAQKVVMLPTAEDVKKYIDENIK; from the coding sequence ATGAAAGGGATTGGAGCATCACCAGGGATTGCTATTGGTAGAGTTTTAATTAAAAATGAACAAAAAGTTGAAATAGTAAAAAAGGCTATAGATAATCCACAAGATGAAATAAAAAAGCTTACTGAAGCTAGAGAAATTGCTAAACAACAAGTTAAAAAGCTTCATCAATTAGCATTAAAAAATATGGGTGAAGAAGAAGCAAACATTTTCGAAGCTCATATGATGATAATTGATGATCCAGAATTCTTTAGTCAAGTAGAAGATAAAGTATCATCTGATAATGTAAATGTAGATTGGGCATTAAAGCAAGTATCTGATTTCTTCATTGATATGTTTGCAAATATGGATAATGAATATATGAGAGAAAGAGCTGCAGACATAAAAGATATTACTGGTAGAATAATGAAAATTCTTTTAGGAATTGAAATCACAGATTTCACCAATCTTGAAGAAGAAGTTATTATAGTTGCTAGAGATTTAACACCTTCTGACACTGCTTCGATGGATAAAAACAAAGTAATCGGTTTTGTTACAGAAATAGGTGGAAGAACTTCTCACTCTGCAATAATGGCTAGAACATTAGAAATACCAGCTGTTGTTGGATTGGATGGAATATTATCTCAAGTTAAAAATGGAGATAGTATAGTATTTGATGGAGACAAAGGTGAAGTACATGTAAATCCTTCACAAGATATTGTAGATGAAGCGAAAGCAACTAAAGAAGAATATGACAAATTCCAAAAAATGCTAAGAGAGCTTGTTGGAAAACCAAGTGTATCAAAAGATGGAGTTAGAGTTGAACTTGCTGGTAATATAGGAACACCAAATGATTTAGAAGGTGTAATTAGGAATGATGCAGAAGGTATAGGATTATATAGAACAGAATTTTTATATATGGATAGAGAGAAGTTACCAACTGAAGATGAACAATTCGAAGCTTACAAGGCAGTATTAGAAGGTTTAAATGGTAAGCCAGTAGTAATTAGAACACTAGATATAGGTGGAGATAAAAAGCTTTCTTATATGGAAATGCCTGAAGAAATGAATCCTTTCCTAGGATATAGAGCTATTAGACTTTGCTTAGATAAAGTAGGTATTTTTAAAACACAACTTAGAGCACTTTTTAGAGCTAGTGTTCATGGAAATTTAAGAATAATGTTTCCTATGATATCTAGTATTGAAGAGCTTAGAAAAGCAAAAGCAATAGTAGAAGAAGTAAAGGATGAATTGAGAAAAGAAGGTATCAAGTACAGTGATTCAGTACAAATTGGTATGATGATAGAAATTCCAGCTACAGCAATACTATCAGATATGTTTGCGAAAGAGGTTGATTTCTTCAGTATAGGTACTAATGATTTAATCCAATATACAACTGCGGTTGATAGAATGAATCAAAAAATATCTCACTTATACAATCAATTCCATCCAGCTTTATTAAGATTAATTAAGATGACTATTGAAAATGGTCATAAAGAAGGAATTTGGGTTGGAATGTGTGGAGAAGTTGCTGGAGATCCTAAATTAATTCCAATACTTTTAGGATTTGGATTAGATGAGTTTAGTATGAGTCCAATATCCATACTTAAGGCTAGACATATAATAAAAAATATTTCTAAAGAAGAAATGAAAGAACATGCACAAAAAGTTGTTATGTTACCAACAGCTGAGGATGTTAAGAAATATATTGATGAAAATATAAAATAA
- a CDS encoding HPr family phosphocarrier protein, which yields MFKLDAVLKNETGLHARPASMFTKEASKYEADVKVIKEGKEYNAKSIMGILSMGAMKGDVITIVADGKNEKEAVEALKKLVDDNFGE from the coding sequence ATGTTTAAATTAGACGCTGTATTAAAAAATGAAACAGGATTACATGCTAGACCAGCGAGTATGTTTACAAAAGAAGCTTCAAAATATGAAGCAGACGTTAAAGTGATTAAAGAAGGAAAAGAATATAATGCAAAAAGTATAATGGGTATTTTAAGCATGGGTGCAATGAAAGGTGATGTTATCACTATAGTAGCTGATGGAAAAAATGAAAAGGAAGCTGTTGAAGCATTAAAGAAATTAGTTGACGACAACTTTGGTGAATAG
- the ccpM gene encoding Cys-rich peptide radical SAM maturase CcpM, translating into MLPKKPFIHTFITRDKKYVYDVNTNTILNISDDVFDYLSTGINEEKEISNDLRVKIEKMVDQGFLSERRIKEIEHPYNEMLPFYLKNRLNTVTLQVTQRCNLRCSYCAYSGKYEERVHSDLDMSFETAKKSLDFVIDNSSEAQVISIGFYGGEPLLMFDLIKKCVEYAKENADGREIYYHMTTNGTLLRGEILEYLVENDFKLLISIDGPQEIHDKNRVFAANGKGTFRVIMDNIRDMHKKYPEYVKNKISFNAVLDGTTDFSCTKQFFADYDEIKDLNVNTSFISDKYAKVNFDVYEKYKIQYSYEKFKVLLNKIGRLDSNLTSDLFDSQFIRLKQNLYEREFSSSINDKEHPGGPCVPGVKKLFVNVDGDFFPCERVSEISKPMIIGNIDDGFYLDKIRAILNIGKLSEDLCKNCWAFRFCTMCASAADAIGELSRETKIKGCPSVKFNAEKDLEELCILKEFGCTFDTDLGFVDL; encoded by the coding sequence ATGTTACCTAAAAAACCATTTATACATACTTTTATAACTAGGGACAAAAAGTATGTGTACGATGTTAATACTAATACCATACTTAATATATCTGATGATGTGTTTGATTATTTAAGTACAGGTATTAATGAGGAAAAAGAAATAAGCAATGACTTAAGAGTAAAAATAGAAAAAATGGTTGATCAAGGATTTTTATCAGAAAGACGTATTAAAGAAATAGAACATCCTTATAATGAAATGTTACCTTTCTATCTCAAAAACAGATTGAATACAGTAACTTTGCAAGTAACACAAAGATGCAATTTGAGATGTAGTTACTGTGCATATTCGGGTAAATATGAAGAGAGAGTTCATTCAGATCTTGATATGAGCTTTGAAACTGCTAAAAAAAGTTTGGATTTTGTTATAGATAATTCCTCAGAAGCTCAAGTTATAAGTATCGGATTTTATGGCGGAGAGCCTTTATTGATGTTTGATTTGATTAAAAAATGTGTTGAGTATGCAAAAGAAAATGCAGATGGTAGAGAAATTTATTATCATATGACTACAAATGGAACTTTATTAAGAGGAGAGATACTTGAATATCTTGTGGAAAACGATTTCAAACTTTTGATTAGTATAGATGGACCACAAGAAATACATGATAAAAACAGGGTTTTTGCTGCAAACGGAAAAGGTACATTCAGAGTAATAATGGATAATATAAGAGATATGCATAAAAAATACCCTGAATATGTAAAAAACAAGATTAGTTTTAATGCTGTTCTTGATGGAACAACAGATTTCAGTTGCACAAAACAGTTCTTTGCTGATTATGATGAAATAAAGGACTTAAATGTTAATACTAGTTTTATTTCTGACAAGTATGCAAAGGTGAATTTTGATGTATATGAAAAATATAAAATACAGTACAGCTATGAGAAATTCAAAGTATTATTGAACAAAATTGGTAGATTAGATAGTAACCTAACATCTGATTTATTTGATTCTCAATTTATTAGATTAAAACAAAATCTTTATGAAAGAGAATTTAGTTCATCAATAAATGATAAAGAACACCCAGGTGGTCCATGTGTTCCAGGTGTAAAAAAACTTTTTGTTAATGTTGACGGAGACTTTTTCCCATGTGAAAGAGTTAGTGAAATATCTAAACCGATGATTATTGGTAATATCGATGATGGTTTTTATCTTGATAAGATAAGAGCTATATTAAATATCGGTAAGTTAAGCGAAGATCTTTGTAAAAACTGTTGGGCATTTAGATTTTGTACCATGTGTGCATCTGCTGCTGATGCGATTGGTGAATTATCCAGAGAAACAAAAATAAAAGGCTGTCCGTCAGTTAAATTTAATGCAGAAAAAGATTTAGAAGAACTTTGTATACTAAAAGAATTTGGATGTACTTTCGATACAGATTTAGGCTTTGTAGATCTATAA